From a region of the Besnoitia besnoiti strain Bb-Ger1 chromosome I, whole genome shotgun sequence genome:
- a CDS encoding hypothetical protein (encoded by transcript BESB_009850), with amino-acid sequence MLRQLMRSSPRQLDSSSALSSNGKNGEERGRRRVGGRRGRARSLPSSVGRQSTLRSGQTTDPLELVERYGPGKEVLNDCRIVPPHLNEGHSSNAIAMIRQRPRPARPSHRSLSPSAAACSERKVKTPYDSDTTARRRSMPRTFTTREKRSSCTSASEALLRFRDSELTSSFSKTPNDEAFSKFSYGGRGPGARGGNSVSRSSTEVPLVTTSPAKTAQHLNVADTPLPPPLRMEITGRLATWNHGCHVRALHSSSSPLAYIDSPRSRSRTLQSGGQRSDDVSILKRGAEKATMLNIDVWLEPFRKRINTLSDICRDMVRDIELTINSRPPFRGSSIHIPAEEDHHQSLQDLPPCSSRSVGGSLPSCQQTPQELARHKKVPFQQTWTEAGENGHCEPYKRRLIPFLPGGEGHQVISKAESGAAEPGNNGSLRFPMYNKAGNAATAVSAARGSVPCYPMASTTVAFLSGEEEHARVAAFTKHLAEIAAILRITNPDAVKRKLFVAENCPFLIPPSEAEDFFAFSIILYSLTLPQNYRWNQGVYKLPPAVHALSWELNNALLRLCRAIPEDWLLDLYNVIPRNQRAGWQQLLQTVESQLEVFTQSYRKFEVEYCTHMAKLLRMVFEPLAVMCRESRVLLDKANTGPIEGVSWISYEPPRNRKHGRPSAFPAEQEETGRRRKDSPAQKFSGSPEQGDEKAAVTGDPLGARREQQRSRTAMMQYQRSSCFEAVCETNLLQRLYELYTTGRLSFDCDPVETFDPGVLYRAKRIRSFR; translated from the exons ATGCTTCGTCAACTAATGCGGTCGAGTCCACGCCAGCTGGACAGCTCCAGCGCGTTATCGAGCAATGGGAAGAATGGTGAAGAgcgcggacgaaggcgcgtTGGTGGGCGTCGCGGAAGAGCGCGCTCTCTTCCATCATCGGTAGGCCGTCAGTCTACGCTCCGGAGCGGCCAAACTACGGATCCTCTTGAGTTGGTGGAACGTTATGGACCGGGTAAGGAGGTGTTGAATGACTGCCGAATCGTACCTCCTCACTTGAATGAAGGCCACTCCTCAAACGCAATTGCGATGATACGACAAAGGCCGAGGCCTGCCCGGCCCTCACACCGATCGTTATCGCcatcggcggcggcgtgttcAGAACGCAAGGTGAAAACGCCGTATGACAGCGACACaaccgcgaggcgaaggtCGATGCCAAGGACCTTTACTACGCGAGAGAAACGGAGTAGCTGCACATCAGCATCAGAGGCACTCTTACGTTTCCGCGATAGTGAACTCACCAGCTCGTTCTCTAAAACTCCTAATGACGAAGCTTTTTCGAAATTCTCCTACGGCGGACGTGGCCCTGGTGCGAGAGGAGGCAACAGTGTCTCAAGAAGCTCAACAGAAGTGCCACTGGTAACGACTAGTCCAGCTAAAACAGCGCAACACCTGAATGTGGCGGACACCCCCCTGCCACCGCCTTTACGCATGGAGATTACAGGCCGCTTGGCGACATGGAACCACGGTTGTCATGTGAGAGCGCTGCATTCGTCATCGTCCCCGCTAGCCTATATAGATTCCCCCCGCTCTCGCTCGAGAACCCTACAGTCAGGAGGTCAGCGAAGTGATGACGTTTCCATACTGAAACGAGGTGCCGAGAAGGCAACAATGCTGAATATAGATGTATGGCTAGAGCCGTTTCGTAAACGAATAAACACCCTCAGCGATATATGCAGGGATATGGTCCGCGACATTGAGCTGACAATAAACAGCCGTCCGCCCTTTCGGGGTTCTTCTATTCACATacctgcggaggaggaccACCATCAAAGTTTACAAGATCTCCCGCCATGCTCCTCTCGGTCAGTTGGAGGCTCTTTGCCGAGCTGTCAGCAAACCCCACAAGAACTGGCAAGACATAAAAAAGTTCCGTTCCAGCAAACTTGGACGGAAGCCGGGGAGAACGGTCACTGTGAGCCGTACAAACGGCGTCTTATACCTTTTCTACCCGGAGGTGAAGGTCACCAGGTCATTTCTAAGGCAGAATCTGGAGCAGCAGAGCCGGGAAACAACGGTTCTCTTCGGTTTCCTATGTACAACAAGGCTGGCAATGCGGCCACCGCGGTGTCCGCTGCCCGGGGATCAGTGCCGTGTTACCCCATGGCGTCAACGACAGTAGCGTTTCTATcaggagaggaagaacaTGCAAGAGTGGCAGCGTTCACGAAGCATCTTGCTGAGATAGCAGCAATACTGCGTATCACTAATCCCGACGCCGTCAAGCGCAAGCTCTTCGTGGCAGAAAATTGCCCCTTTTTGATCCCgcccagcgaggcggaggacttcttcgctttctctaTCATTCTATACAGCTTAACGCTTCCCCAAAACTACCGGTGGAACCAAGGAGTCTATAAGCTTCCACCGGCT GTCCATGCTCTGTCGTGGGAGCTGAACAacgcgctcctgcgcctgTGCAGAGCGATTCCAGAAGACTGGCTACTGGATCTTTACAACGTGATTCCGCGCAATCAAAGGGCAGGCTGGCAGCAACTCCTTCAGACAGTTGAGTCTCAACTTGAGGTATTCACTCAGAGCTACCGAAAGTTTGAGGTGGAGTATTGCACCCACATGGCCAAACTACTTCGGATGGTGTTTGAGCCTCTCGCCGTCATGTGCCGCGAGTCCCGCGTTCTCCTCGATAAAGCTAATACGGGTCCTATCGAAGGGGTATCTTGGATAAGTTATGAACCGCCACGAAACAGGAAACATGGAAGACCCTCTGCATTTCCCGCCGAACAGGAGGAAACGGGGAGACGGCGGAAGGATAGTCCTGCTCAAAAGTTCAGTGGCAGTCCAGAGCAGGGAGATGAGAAAGCTGCAGTGACAGGCGACCCCCTCGGTGCCCGCAGAGAACAACAAAGGTCCCGTACTGCAATGATGCAGTACCAGAGATCGTCTTGCTTTGAGGCAGTCTGCGAAACGAACCTGCTTCAACGGCTCTATGAATTGTATACAACAGGCAGACTGAGTTTTGACTGCGATCCCGTAGAGACCTTCGATCCTGGAGTCCTTTACAGAGCAAAACGAATTAGATCATTCCGgtag
- a CDS encoding hypothetical protein (encoded by transcript BESB_009860): MKTFEQTWKLAENVLDQDALIFAESIIGILCREYGNPEPEEHPLITDDEPFDSPVQDTETTALMRRLLSTVAQPDPPSAVLYDLLPIIVLLEHLVRNDTAIYERLLLPRTDETQDLMKKIKLDTRELKLDSWKRLRLHILQELLPRAPRPKRLPSRQQNGDFHLGGGVRPRSPDDQERVGTEKPKIGVGGGSPRASPPSSAWYGTKPMSRGRSPSPPQSGVKSPGEDKSRMVSYGGGARLADMQNQRFEMLTSYFLQAVECLSPSFEDLPALLLSFGGECPPGSRARPLSPSPAACQEQKRGGRRDSRCTRRWEDIFDFVKEEIRNRMLQTLHGGSQQAVPNPVEVARGRPRTQEKQSGEIRPAHSGTSNVATQPAGTPQPEHPQSVAGTRDIGPSAALASLSSHEC, translated from the exons ATGAAAACTTTCGAGCAGACGTGGAAGCTTGCCGAGAATGTGTTAGACCAAGACGCTTTGATTTTCGCCGAGAGTATAATTGGGATCCTATGCCGAGAGTATGGAAACCCTGAACCGGAGGAACACC CATTGATCACGGACGACGAGCCCTTTGACTCACCGGTACAGGACacagagacgacggcgctCATGCGAAGACTCCTGTCAACGGTAGCACAGCCTGACCCACCCTCAGCAGTCCTATATGACCTGCTACCAATTATCGTGCTCCTAGAGCATCTCGTCCGCAATGATACCGCAATATAtgagcgccttcttcttccaaGGACGGACGAGACCCAGGATTTGATGAAAAAAATTAAACTAGATACGAGGGAACTGAAGCTTGATAGCTGgaagcgtctgcgcctccataTCTTACAAGAGTTACTACCGCGCGCACCCAGGCCAAAGCGACTCCCAAGCCGCCAACAGAATGGTGACTTCCATCTTG GCGGCGGGGTTCGCCCAAGGTCTCCAGATGACCAAGAACGGGTTGGAACAGAGAAGCCTAAGATCGGTGTGGGTGGTGGATCGCCGCGAGCTTCACCTCCATCGAGTGCTTGGTACGGAACTAAACCGATGAGCCGAGGTCGCTCTCCAAGCCCTCCGCAGTCAGGTGTGAAAAGTCCCGGCGAAGACAAATCCAGGATGGTGTCATATggcggaggagcgaggcTCGCCGACATGCAGAATCAGAGATTCGAGATGCTGACTTCGTACTTCCTACAAGCCGTCGagtgcctctctccctctttcgAAGATCTGCCTGCATTGCTTCTGAGTTTCGGCGGAGAGTGTCCGCCGGGGAGTCGAGCTCGG CCCCTATCACCGTCTCCAGCAGCGTGCCAAGAGCAAAAGAGAGGCGGGAGAAGGGACTCTCGCTGCACGCGACGGTGGGAAGACATTTTCGACTTCGTGAAGGAGGAAATTCGGAACCGAATGCTGCAGACGCTCCACGGTGGAAGCCAACAGGCGGTACCTAATCCAGTGGAGGTGGCAAGGGGGCGGCCACGAACCCAAGAGAAACAAAGCGGCGAAATCCGACCCGCCCATTCTGGAACGAGCAACGTCGCCACCCAGCCAGCTGGAACGCCACAGCCGGAACATCCCCAGAGTGTTGCAGGCACCAGAGACATTGGTCCGTCTGCCGCTCTTGCGTCACTCTCTAGCCATGAGTGCTGA
- a CDS encoding hypothetical protein (encoded by transcript BESB_009870) — protein sequence MSNLATSVFCEIHLAHFCRRLPLFLRQKAGTQLPVDGSARRSSLLEKSTKEKTCVRGAAASGVCSWEGTGGSEPAEDKRERREDGEVIRDTCWCSSSSSQANPAVSSVLPFSSPFCGSYSRGNVAAAGSCRQKRNVGGRRTRGHRGSVMHAVPASNTLEVLPRWFLPFFSSGVALHSFPTQGTGSFAGSEDNTFSRCRFSQGRSGALAGGQKRLFTADVSVSSASRKTKEAILLEGAARLGGRERDTGESRWSSTSVSAVSGFSPSPSESQVFLSSLREAPPMVDRSSFYSLEEMRKENRRGAPVNFRQYMRSLLLPFRHEASPSPAPESAERLSSLSLPRGLPPITFKKYQEGMHAAHYYPSRLLPPSHSAPLPGNVLVTPFATHFQQPLSRTSLASRAGVSSPRSRRAGKPLAASQDPNDGNTNRPQMPVLLTERCAGRLTLLFIFTDQPPHSEMKDLVKWRRDLEEHPEYSALVYPARTPPSASAVDLGSPYSQPSAAPLWPPREANRLSARHDELYQVAYLCSESCSLFLRWLCIRSMRFTAAHFAPQSERNAGGDGAPAFTLNGSAPSMWGTFLGNAKEGGRKIVEATGLAFRPEMVTTMLIDRAGLIRWHVVGAPTDEAVQFLM from the exons ATGTCGAATTTGGCAACCTCGGTTTTCTGCGAGATACATCTCGCGCACTTTTGCCGGCGGCTTCCGCTCTTCCTTCGGCAGAAGGCGGGTACGCAGCTGCCGGTGGATGGCAGTGCCAGGCGATCGAGTCTCCTTGAGAAATCCACCAAAGAGAAGACCTGCGTcaggggcgccgccgcgtctggtGTGTGCTCATGGGAAGGGACAGGGGGCAGCGAGCCCGCGGAAgacaagagagaaagacgggaagacggcgaagtgATTCGTGACACGTGCTGGTGCTCGTCCTCCAGTTCGCAGGCGAATCCTGCCGTTTCTTCAGTTCTTCCGTTTTCGTCGCCATTCTGTGGTTCTTATTCCAGGGGAAATGTAGCTGCAGCGGGGTCATGTAGACAAAAGCGAAACGTGGGTgggcgacgcacacgcgggCACCGCGGCAGCGTGATGCATGCAGTTCCAGCTTCAAATACGCTGGAAGTGCTGCCTCGATGGTTTTTACCTTTCTTCTCGTCGGGGGTAGCCCTGCATTCCTTTCCAACGCAGGGCACTGGCAGCTTTGCGGGAAGCGAAGACAACACGTTTTCCAGATGTCGATTTTCTcaaggccgcagcggagccCTTGCCGGCGGCCAGAAGCGGCTTTTCACCGCGGACGTCTCGGTCTCGAGCGCCAGCCGAAAGACTAAGGAGGCAATCTTGCTGgaaggagcggcgcgcctcggcggcaggGAAAGAGACACTGGCGAGTCTCGCTGGAGCAGCACGTCTGTTTCCGCAGTCTCCGGCTTCAGCCCATCTCCCTCTGAATCTCAGGTTTTTTTGTCGAGTCTcagggaggcgccgccgatgGTGGACAGGAGTAGTTTTTACTCGCTGGAGGAGATGAGGAAGGAAAACCGGAGAGGCGCTCCCGTTAACTTTCGTCAGTACATGCGATCTCTGCTGCTCCCGTTTCGCCATGAGGCGTCTCCGAGTCCGGCGCCGGAGTCGGCGGAGAGACTCTCTTCactctcgctgcctcgcggcctgccgccAATCACGTTCAAAAAGTACCAAGAGGGCATGCACGCCGCCCACTACTATccctctcgcctgctgccCCCTAGCCACTCGGCCCCGCTCCCGGGAAACGTCTTAGTAACTCCGTTTGCGACGCACTTCCAGCAGCCCCTCAGCAGAACGAGCttggcgagccgcgcaggggTCTCCTCCCCGAGATCTCGCAGAGCGGGAAAGCCGCTCGCGGCCAGTCAGGACCCAAACGACGGGAACACGAATCGCCCTCAGATGCCTGTCCTC CTTACGGAGCGGTGTGCGGGTCGTCTCACCCTTCTCTTCATTTTTACTGACCAGCCGCCGCACAGCGAGATGAAGGACCTTGTCAAATGGCGGCGCGACTTGGAGGAACATCCGGAGTACTCGGCTCTTGTGTATCCAGCTAGAACTCCAccgagcgccagcgccgttGATTTAGGCTCGCCATACAGCCAGCCCTCGGCCGCGCCCCTgtggcctccgcgcgaggcgaaccgactctctgcgcgccATGACGAACTGTATCAGGTTGCGTACCTGTGCAGTGAATCGTGTTCGCTCTTTCTTCGTTGGCTGTGTATTCGGTCCATGAGATTCACAGCTGCGCATTTCGCTCCGCAGTCGGAGCGAAATGCGGGCGGCGATGGAGCGCCTGCGTTTACGCTCAACGGAAGTGCGCCGTCTATGTGGGGCACCTTTCTCGGAAACGCCAAAGAAGGAGGCCGAAAAATAGTCGAGGCAACTGGCCTCGCTTTCCGTCCAGAAATGGTCACGACGATGCTCATCGACCGCGCCGGGCTCATCAGGTGGCACGTAGTCGGAGCGCCCACGGACGAGGCGGTTCAATTCCTGATGTAA